The Prosthecodimorpha staleyi genome has a segment encoding these proteins:
- the queG gene encoding tRNA epoxyqueuosine(34) reductase QueG, whose protein sequence is MTPGPAKPDPAQRLAAFVKAEALRLGFAEARIVRPDAIPEAPARLAACLDAGHHGSMAWLAETADRRADPRILWPAVRSIVMLGLDYGPDEDPRAVTAEPRCGAISVYARNRDYHDLIKGRLKELAGRLVARAHALGLDGDVKVFVDTAPVMEKPLAAAAGLGWQGRHTNLVSRRHGSWLFLGAVFTSLDLPTDPAETDHCGSCRACLDACPTAAFPAPYRLDARRCISYLTIEHAGPIPAAFRPLIGNRIYGCDDCLAVCPWNKFAQTAREAKLIARDDLRRPALAALARLDDAAFRALFAGSPIKRIGRDRFLRNVLIAIGNSADPALAGDALRLSADPAGLVRGAAVWALSRLLEAAAFRAMAEARAGGETDPDVRAEWGAASQAAEPG, encoded by the coding sequence GTGACGCCAGGCCCCGCGAAGCCCGATCCGGCGCAGCGCCTCGCCGCCTTCGTCAAGGCGGAAGCGCTGCGCCTCGGCTTCGCGGAGGCCCGCATCGTGCGGCCCGACGCCATTCCGGAGGCGCCGGCCCGGCTGGCCGCCTGTCTCGACGCCGGCCACCACGGCAGCATGGCCTGGCTGGCCGAGACCGCCGACCGGCGCGCCGATCCGCGCATCCTGTGGCCGGCGGTGCGCTCGATCGTCATGCTCGGGCTCGACTACGGCCCGGACGAGGACCCCCGCGCCGTCACCGCCGAGCCGCGCTGCGGCGCCATCTCGGTCTATGCGCGCAACCGCGACTACCACGACCTGATCAAGGGCCGCCTGAAGGAACTGGCCGGCCGCCTCGTCGCCCGCGCCCACGCGCTCGGCCTCGACGGCGACGTGAAGGTGTTCGTCGACACCGCCCCGGTGATGGAGAAGCCGCTCGCCGCCGCCGCCGGCCTCGGCTGGCAGGGCCGCCACACCAATCTGGTCTCGCGCCGGCACGGCTCGTGGCTGTTTCTCGGCGCGGTCTTCACCAGCCTCGACCTGCCCACAGACCCCGCCGAGACCGACCATTGCGGCTCCTGCCGGGCCTGCCTGGATGCCTGCCCGACGGCCGCCTTCCCGGCGCCCTACCGGCTCGACGCGCGCCGCTGCATTTCCTACCTGACGATCGAGCATGCCGGACCGATCCCGGCCGCGTTCCGCCCGCTGATCGGCAACCGCATCTATGGCTGCGACGACTGTCTCGCCGTCTGCCCCTGGAACAAATTCGCCCAAACCGCCCGCGAGGCCAAACTGATCGCGCGCGACGATCTGCGCCGACCGGCGCTCGCCGCGCTGGCACGGCTCGACGACGCGGCGTTCCGGGCCCTGTTCGCCGGTTCGCCGATCAAACGCATCGGACGCGACCGCTTCCTGCGCAACGTGCTGATCGCCATCGGCAATTCAGCTGATCCGGCGCTTGCGGGAGACGCCCTCCGGCTCAGCGCCGATCCGGCCGGGCTGGTCCGCGGCGCCGCCGTCTGGGCATTGTCGCGCCTGCTCGAGGCGGCCGCGTTCCGCGCCATGGCCGAGGCCCGCGCGGGCGGCGAAACCGATCCGGACGTGCGCGCCGAATGGGGGGCGGCCTCGCAAGCCGCCGAACCCGGCTGA
- a CDS encoding c-type cytochrome, with translation MKVHGFGRGAALAAVVAVGSGLGGPAAAETSLEIGRSEFAGYCAACHGHDGRGDGPFQVLLTRRVPGLTGLARANGGRFPAERVAEVVRGSVDMPGHGPMGMPLWGDHYRTKAPSQLGPYFKPEDAEAYVKSRIQGVVDYLATIQEK, from the coding sequence GTGAAGGTTCATGGGTTCGGCCGCGGCGCGGCGTTGGCGGCGGTGGTCGCCGTCGGATCGGGTCTTGGCGGTCCGGCCGCGGCGGAGACCTCGCTGGAGATCGGGCGGTCCGAATTCGCGGGCTATTGCGCGGCCTGCCACGGCCATGACGGGCGCGGCGACGGGCCCTTCCAGGTCCTGCTCACGCGGCGGGTGCCCGGTCTGACCGGGCTGGCGCGCGCGAATGGCGGCCGATTTCCGGCCGAGCGGGTCGCGGAGGTCGTGCGGGGTTCGGTCGACATGCCCGGCCACGGGCCGATGGGCATGCCGCTCTGGGGCGATCACTACCGGACCAAGGCGCCGAGCCAGCTCGGTCCCTATTTCAAGCCCGAGGATGCCGAGGCCTATGTGAAGAGCCGCATCCAGGGCGTGGTCGACTATCTGGCGACGATCCAGGAGAAATAA